CCTGGATCTATCCCATGTGAATGCACAACCTATGTTTCCTATTTCTGATCTGATGTAGAATTTCAGAAGAGGCGAATGCCATGTGGAAGAAGCACTTGGAAAGAGATGACAGCATAATAGTAGGTGAGGAGGTCAatcttgtctttgtcttcagcTGGATTCAGAAGCTGAAACTGACATCACATTTTTTCCCCGCTCTTGACAGATCTTTTCTCAGGTCAGCTGCGGAGTTCACTGCACTGCTCGGTTTGTTCGCACTACTCCAACACGTTTGATGTGTTCTGTGATCTGTCGCTGCCCATCCCTAAAAGGAGCTCTGCAGGGGAAGTCACCCTGCAGGAGTGTCTGGACCTCTTCTCTCAGGAGGAGAAACTTGACAAGGAAAACTCACCAGTAAGACAAAAATTTCACAGGATTTGAACTGAACATAGTTCAGTTTAAACAACCAGATTTACTTGAAAACAACAGATCtggtcattattgttattatttacattttttttaatgttgatttCTGCGTCTTCCAGATGTGTGAGAGATGTAACAGACGTACAGAGTGCACCAAGCGGCTTTCCATCCAGAGGTTTCCTCAGGTTATTGTAATCCGTATCCTTGGCAATAACTTCTGCTCTAATTAGTTTGAAAATGAGGAATTGTGTTGGTGTGCAAAAACACATTGTGCTCTCATACTTAACAGTCTCCGACAGATTTGAACCGTTTCACAACATCCAGGTGGTCTATCAGTAAAAGCACCGTGTACGTGTCTTTTCCCCTCAAAAACCTGGACCTCGCACCTTACGGACCCGTTGACTGTGGTAACAAAGAGTTTTTATTACCTTACCTTTGTACATGTTTTCAGTAACCATGGGCAGCTGCttgaccattttttaaaaaaatagcctATGAGAAAAATGGGAGATAAATTGAAGAAATCGATGTAAACTGAAACATATGCACCAGGAAAAACTActtaaaatgtgaagaaaaagcCTACAGTTGAAAAATGGATTGCTATTGAAATCATaatcaaattttactcaagtaatggggggaaaaaaacttattaagaaaatgaaaactgacaTGGTTTACTACTGAACTTGGAGACtatgtaaaacaagaaaacatgttgCTATATTAGCATAGATTCAAAAGCTTGTCCACAGCTGTTTATAGATTGTAATtggatttaaatataaaagattaCATTTGGTTGTAGTATAAACCTTATTCCATCACGTGCAAATCCAAGAAAATTCTCACAGACAAAAAGGTTTTTTCCTTGTAAGattatttttaactcaaaagcTGCTGAATTTGGAACATGAGGTCAGAGGATGAAGCACAAGCGAATCAAGCATCCTTATGCTGAAATCTGTTCAGATTCAGCCAAAGTTGACTGAGTTCTGTTCTGCTGTACTGAAGATCGCTGACGCCAACCCTTAACTCACTTAGATCGCAAAGATTTTTGAAGGTATATAATTATGTGTTTATAATAGCTAAGTAAGTGGCTTGATATTAGCTCTGGTTGTTTGGTTTTGCTTGttgatgacaaaaataaacaaattctagaaaataagacaaaattttTGCCAAACTAAAggaactttacatttttaatgcctaatattttttttttctaaattttgaatatatttttataataaacaaaagTCTGTGTGCTTCAATCTTGTCTTTGAatactacaaaaaatatttcagagacAAGGCTTAGTTCTGAGAaatctctgtttctgtctccatAGGCCCAGTTTTATATGATTTATATGCAATTTGTAACCACGCTGGGACTGTGAATATGGGCCACTATACGGCCTGCTGTCTAGACCAAAGTGGATGGTGCTTCTACAATGACTCCAGGTGAGACTTGAGAGATTCTAACACCTGATTACCAGACGACATTTTGTGTCAGAATGTCTTCTGTATAAACGTAGTCTTCCTTCTCAGAGCTTCCCTCCTTTTTCTCTATGTGCAGCGCGACCTCGATCACGGAGAGCCAGCTTCAGACAAATCAAGCCTACGTCCTGTTCTACCaacgcagcagcagcacagccaCAGTCAGGAAATAGCCTACAAGATGCAGTCAATCAGTCACCTCACCTCCGGTGTCCATAGAAACAAAtagaagcagcagcagttttaacCCTGAcatcagcagcaaaaaaaaccaTCTTGATCTCAGTGTGCCTTCTCTGGAACTAAAAGCACAGGGAGAGAGAAGGCATGCTTGTTGTAACAGGTTTTAATGTCAGTCGTGCTTGAGAAGCATCTCAGTAGCCATTTCAGTGTCTGCATGGCTACTCTCAGGGAGGTGAGAGCCTGATGAATATGATGCTCTTATTCATTATGAACAGCTCTTACTCTGCGATTATATGTATGACGTAAGCACTATATACGTGTACATCATCATCAATCACGCTTACTGATATGAGCCCTTACAaccaaatgaagaaaacatcatAGAAATAGGTCATGACTTTGACGTGtatgtaagaaataaaatggcATCTTGataatttttgtaaataaattcttaTAAATATTCAAGTGgtcacacattaaaataaaactttctgaaaaacgttttgttttccttttttcaagAGATTTCATTCGAGATTTATGGTTTCTGAGGAAAAGAAAGTAAAGCGGTGGACTGATAGCCATTATGTCAGAAAGAATATCTAGATGAAGTGTCCGAATGTAAGTCTTTACCGACTTAAAGTTGAACACATccataaaaaagatgaaagtaaaaaatgagGGAAACAGAGATCTATATTTTTAGACTTCTTCCAAATTGGTCAAAATCCACTGGCAAGAAGAGAGAATTGATTGAATTTATCTTGGAaacccagtaaaaaaaaaaaaaaaacaaccgaAGAATTAGGAAACCAAGGCAATTATGGAAATGtaagttaaaaattaaatagattACCGTATTTTCAAAAAGATTATTGTAAAATTATAATCCATATCCTTATTGAATTAAGtgtttcaataatttatttagttgaCAATTTGTTAAATATGCAATTTAACCATTAAATTACAAGCTTATATAGCAGATGCAGATAATTCAATGCGTTTTCAGTAGTTTCATGGTTCCTGTTCCTGGAGCGTCACCATAAAATGAATTTATCTGTCAAATTTCGATAGGCAGGACTGAAACTGATCTGTTCAACTCCACTGGTTTAGCTTCATTCTTACCAGCCTTTTGAATACCAGCTTTTTGCTTCCCTACTCTACGAAACTGGCATTCAATCAATTCTTCGACTTTATCTGGTCTGGACGACAGCCTCCTGCTTCTGTTTTGTCTGCTAATTGTAAAATCTCACCAACGAGCTCACAGGAAGGTCAAGTAAAATCGTCTATGAAAGTGGCCACGACTTTCATAGAATGAGGCTAAACTAGTAGAGTTCAACAGACCCGTGTTAGCTCCACCTCTTGACTTTGAAGGGTGAGTTTGACACATAAAATGATGAAAGTTTCAGCAAGAAAATTCAAAGACCACAGGTGCATGATCAGATATTGTAATGTCATAAACTCTGCAGGAGAGAACGTTTTGTGGAGGGCCATGTGCCTTTCTGTTATCTTGAACCAGTTTACCCATTCTCctatatttgtttctttttctaaccCAAACCTACATGAGTTGTGTGTGAGACACACTGAGCAGCATGTTTGCAACCAGCATCTTTGCCATGCCACATTCAACGTCACTTAAATCTCCTCTCTTTCCCATTGCGTTGCTTGATTTGAGctacagaaaattattttcattgcaTCTAAATGTACCATGATGCTCCAATGTGACTGACTGACATTGAATTGCTAACAGGCAATTTGTAGATACTAAGTAGACCTGTGAGTATATGAGTAAGTGAGACTCAATCCTGTCAGAACCCATTCCATGCTGGTGAAATCATGCAACAATCTCCACACGCCACTTAACTTCCATAGTTTGGTATGCAAATTGCTAAgttctttataaaatataaacaaaaccttaaataaTTTTCCGTTAGTAGTTTGTACATTATGTAATGAATTAGAAAACTATTTCAGGCACTGGGTTGTTTCACTGTGAACATTTTGGATGTTAATGCTGTCAGACAGATAAAGAGACAGCTGCAGTTTacagaaagttaaaaaacattttgctacgTGTAAGGTGCGGCATCCTTCTGACAAATGACACAAGGAGGCAGACTGAGATTTCCAGTCTGTCTGGTAGGACAATTAACACAC
The genomic region above belongs to Xiphophorus maculatus strain JP 163 A chromosome 1, X_maculatus-5.0-male, whole genome shotgun sequence and contains:
- the LOC102217369 gene encoding ubiquitin carboxyl-terminal hydrolase 21-like; this encodes MPGSSGVNVEGSCGALCRTLVSQNGLQRDTADISQSVLYTSLMGLLLVADNEKEALTVGSGRVGLRNIGNTCFLNAVVQCLSHTCVLRNYCLLKSYKHEKFSKEEAKLMESFSQVLSGLWDVREGDTVVNPRQFYSVFKAAVPYFNGYSQQDAQEFLRFLLDKLHTEINRRPYVKRTGKEPQQQYVRFRISEEANAMWKKHLERDDSIIVDLFSGQLRSSLHCSVCSHYSNTFDVFCDLSLPIPKRSSAGEVTLQECLDLFSQEEKLDKENSPMCERCNRRTECTKRLSIQRFPQVIVIHLNRFTTSRWSISKSTVYVSFPLKNLDLAPYGPVDCGPVLYDLYAICNHAGTVNMGHYTACCLDQSGWCFYNDSSATSITESQLQTNQAYVLFYQRSSSTATVRK